In a genomic window of Sphingomonas koreensis:
- a CDS encoding TPM domain-containing protein: MRLSEADHRRVTAAVTAAETGTDGEIVTIVARRSDEYHDIALLWAMLAALLVLALLAAFPQAIDHVHGWFGDPWGEAAPAGHVLLIAMAAMVASFLAARLALAWLPLRFALTPRSAKARRVRRKALALFRAGAEARTIASTGVLLYLSIDEHRAEIIADSAIHSRVDQAVWGEAMAALIAAVRDGRPADGMADAVTRIGVVLAEHFPRSAGDTNELPDRLIEL, encoded by the coding sequence ATGCGATTGAGCGAAGCGGATCATCGCCGCGTCACGGCCGCGGTCACCGCGGCGGAGACCGGGACCGATGGCGAGATCGTGACGATCGTCGCGCGCCGATCGGACGAGTATCACGACATCGCCTTGCTGTGGGCGATGCTTGCGGCGCTGCTGGTGCTGGCGCTGCTCGCGGCCTTTCCGCAGGCGATCGATCATGTCCATGGCTGGTTCGGCGATCCCTGGGGAGAGGCGGCACCGGCCGGTCATGTCCTGCTGATCGCGATGGCGGCGATGGTCGCCAGTTTCCTGGCGGCGCGCCTGGCGCTGGCCTGGCTGCCGCTGCGCTTCGCGCTGACCCCGCGCTCGGCCAAGGCGCGGCGCGTGCGGCGCAAGGCGCTGGCGCTGTTCCGGGCCGGGGCCGAAGCGCGCACCATCGCGTCGACCGGGGTGCTGCTCTACCTCAGCATCGACGAGCATCGCGCCGAGATCATCGCCGATTCGGCGATCCATTCGCGGGTCGATCAGGCGGTATGGGGGGAAGCGATGGCGGCGCTGATCGCGGCGGTGCGCGACGGCCGCCCGGCCGATGGCATGGCCGATGCCGTCACCCGGATCGGCGTGGTGCTGGCCGAGCATTTCCCGCGCAGCGCAGGCGACACCAACGAGCTTCCCGACCGGCTGATCGAGCTGTGA
- a CDS encoding NUDIX hydrolase has product MTTPDADAPVETVWQGRFLTAKKQGRWEYVARARGIRAAVIVAIDEDGQLILVEQYRVPLGRACLELPAGLVGDENESEAVEIAAARELEEETGYRPGRIESLGEYFSSPGMVSESFTLVRARDLVRVGEGGGVEGEGITVHRVKLDDVPAFVETCRARGMAIDVKLLLVLGQTFLGA; this is encoded by the coding sequence GTGACGACACCGGATGCGGACGCGCCGGTCGAGACCGTCTGGCAGGGCAGGTTCCTCACCGCCAAGAAGCAGGGGCGCTGGGAATATGTCGCCCGCGCCCGCGGCATCCGGGCGGCGGTGATCGTTGCGATCGATGAAGACGGACAGCTGATCCTGGTCGAACAGTATCGCGTGCCGCTGGGCCGCGCGTGCCTGGAGCTGCCCGCGGGCCTGGTCGGTGACGAGAATGAGAGCGAGGCGGTGGAGATCGCCGCGGCGCGCGAGCTGGAGGAGGAGACCGGCTACCGGCCCGGCCGGATCGAATCGCTTGGCGAGTATTTCTCCTCGCCCGGCATGGTCAGCGAGAGCTTCACGCTCGTTCGCGCGCGCGATCTGGTCCGGGTCGGCGAAGGCGGCGGGGTCGAGGGCGAGGGCATCACCGTCCATCGGGTGAAGCTCGACGATGTGCCGGCGTTCGTCGAGACCTGCCGGGCACGCGGCATGGCGAT